The Nitrospirota bacterium genome window below encodes:
- a CDS encoding PstS family phosphate ABC transporter substrate-binding protein, which produces MLVVRFVGYIAMAGFLGVVGSGSHLAQAEQTALIKVDGSSTVYPLTEAVAEEFQKANRGHIRVTVGIAGTGGGFKKFCRGETDIADASRPILKEEMALCQKNGIAYYELPIAFDALTVAVSPKNTWVTSMTVEELKKIWEPAAQSKITRWNQIHSDWPDAPLMLFGAGSDSGTFDYFTDAIVGKPKSSRGDYTASEDDNVLVQGIENNKHALGYIPFAYYAAQMKKLKAVAIVGKSGPVLPSAESVIKGSYQPLSRPLFIYVSEAAAKRTEVKDFVVYYLTEGPKLIAEVRYIPLPEQAYGMARERFTKGVLGTGFGGVPEVGLAVEEIMSRPPKQ; this is translated from the coding sequence ATGCTCGTTGTACGGTTTGTGGGCTATATCGCGATGGCTGGGTTTCTGGGAGTCGTCGGTTCAGGGAGTCACCTGGCACAGGCTGAGCAAACGGCTCTCATTAAAGTCGATGGGTCGAGTACAGTGTATCCCCTCACGGAGGCGGTGGCGGAAGAATTTCAGAAAGCGAACCGAGGGCACATACGAGTAACCGTGGGCATCGCAGGCACAGGGGGAGGATTCAAGAAGTTCTGTCGAGGTGAAACGGACATTGCGGATGCCTCTCGACCGATCCTCAAAGAAGAAATGGCCCTCTGTCAGAAGAACGGCATTGCCTATTACGAACTGCCCATTGCTTTCGATGCCTTGACGGTAGCGGTGAGCCCGAAGAACACCTGGGTCACCTCGATGACGGTTGAAGAGCTCAAGAAAATCTGGGAACCGGCCGCGCAGAGCAAAATCACCAGATGGAACCAGATCCACTCAGACTGGCCTGACGCACCGCTCATGCTCTTTGGCGCCGGCTCCGATTCCGGCACCTTCGATTACTTTACCGATGCGATTGTGGGAAAGCCCAAATCCAGCCGTGGCGATTACACCGCCAGCGAAGACGATAACGTGCTCGTTCAGGGGATCGAAAACAATAAGCATGCATTAGGGTACATCCCCTTTGCTTATTACGCCGCGCAGATGAAGAAGTTGAAAGCGGTGGCCATTGTCGGAAAGAGTGGACCGGTGCTGCCCAGTGCGGAAAGTGTCATCAAGGGCAGCTATCAGCCCCTCTCGCGTCCCCTCTTCATCTATGTCAGCGAGGCGGCAGCCAAGCGGACAGAGGTCAAAGACTTCGTCGTCTACTACCTGACGGAAGGCCCCAAGCTGATCGCAGAAGTCCGGTATATTCCGTTGCCGGAACAGGCCTATGGTATGGCGCGTGAGCGATTCACGAAAGGCGTCCTAGGGACCGGATTCGGCGGGGTGCCTGAGGTCGGACTGGCGGTTGAAGAAATCATGAGTCGCCCCCCCAAACAGTAG